The Hymenobacter oligotrophus genome has a window encoding:
- a CDS encoding 3'-5' exonuclease, translating into MQLLRNLKLTDVFVLDIETVPCVGCHDELDEMLRHLWEHKAQSLRRQQGYPSWGAEEIEPMPDRLSAAALFAQAGIYAEFGRVVCISLGCFYHDKQEQLRFRVKSFAADDEAALLREFAEVLSRKPGHMLCAHNGKEFDFPYLSRRMIINGVPLPPQLDVAGKKPWEVNHLDTMELWKFGDRKSFTSLALLAAMFGIPTPKDDISGADVARVYYEERDLPRIVKYCQKDIITTARVLMKFRGDDPFDDAAVVYADQPEMAVLRLA; encoded by the coding sequence ATGCAGTTACTCCGCAACCTCAAGCTTACCGACGTTTTCGTGCTCGACATTGAGACCGTGCCCTGCGTAGGTTGCCACGACGAGCTCGACGAGATGCTGCGCCACCTGTGGGAGCACAAAGCCCAGAGCTTGCGCCGCCAGCAGGGCTACCCCAGCTGGGGTGCCGAGGAAATTGAGCCCATGCCCGACCGCCTTTCGGCCGCGGCGCTTTTTGCACAGGCCGGCATTTACGCCGAGTTTGGCCGCGTGGTGTGCATTTCCCTAGGTTGCTTTTACCACGACAAGCAGGAGCAGCTGCGCTTCCGGGTGAAAAGCTTTGCCGCCGACGACGAAGCTGCCTTGCTGCGCGAATTTGCCGAAGTGCTAAGCCGCAAGCCCGGCCACATGCTGTGCGCCCACAATGGCAAGGAGTTCGACTTTCCGTACCTCTCCCGGCGCATGATAATCAACGGCGTGCCGCTGCCGCCCCAGCTCGATGTAGCCGGCAAAAAGCCCTGGGAAGTAAACCACCTTGATACCATGGAGCTCTGGAAGTTCGGCGACCGGAAGTCTTTTACCTCGCTGGCGCTGCTGGCCGCCATGTTCGGCATTCCCACGCCCAAAGACGATATCAGCGGCGCCGATGTGGCCCGCGTGTACTACGAGGAGCGCGATCTGCCTCGCATCGTTAAGTATTGCCAGAAAGACATCATCACCACTGCCCGCGTGCTGATGAAGTTCCGCGGCGACGACCCCTTCGACGACGCAGCCGTGGTGTACGCCGATCAGCCCGAAATGGCGGTTTTGCGGTTGGCCTGA
- a CDS encoding complex I subunit 4 family protein — protein sequence MQTALLLIVLLWPVAAALLLHFVRGSAARALAFGASLVELALAVYMTVAFQVNSQPQFEINYPWLASAGINFHIGVDGLSLLLVLLTAFLVPLILLASFRHDYENPSVFYALVLFMQTGLIGVFVAMDAFVFYFFWEVALIPIYFLAGVWGGERRVQVTLKFFIYTVVGSLLMLAGFVYLYYMTGANGAVRSSDLTAFYNLRLSAAEQSWVFLLVFSAFAVKMPIFPLHSWQPDTYEQSPTPATMLLSGIMLKMGIYGTMRWVLPVVPLGVSQWSWLVMILAVIGIIYGALIAIRQRDMKRLIAFSSLSHVGLMIAGMFSLTAVGLQGTAIQMLAHGVNVVGMFFISDIIERRTGTRQIPELGGLTRATPLLSVTFLVILLGTVALPLTNGFVGEFLLLMGVYQYNPWLGAVAGLTIIFGAVYLLRMFQRVMLGPDSSFSSVIRDLTGAELAVLVPLILMVFWIGLFPGTFLHISEPAVNKLLVLINR from the coding sequence ATGCAAACTGCCCTTTTGCTTATTGTTCTCCTTTGGCCGGTAGCGGCTGCACTGTTGCTGCACTTTGTGCGCGGCAGCGCTGCTCGAGCCTTGGCCTTTGGTGCTTCGTTGGTTGAGTTGGCACTGGCCGTTTACATGACGGTCGCGTTCCAAGTCAATTCCCAACCACAATTCGAAATCAACTACCCTTGGTTGGCTTCAGCTGGCATCAACTTCCACATCGGGGTTGATGGCCTGAGCTTGCTGCTGGTACTGCTCACGGCCTTTTTGGTGCCGCTAATTCTGCTCGCATCCTTCCGCCACGATTACGAGAACCCCTCGGTATTCTACGCCTTGGTGTTGTTCATGCAAACCGGCCTCATCGGCGTGTTTGTAGCCATGGATGCGTTCGTATTCTACTTCTTCTGGGAAGTAGCGTTGATTCCGATTTACTTCCTTGCCGGTGTGTGGGGTGGCGAGCGGCGCGTGCAGGTTACGCTTAAGTTCTTTATCTACACCGTGGTTGGCTCCTTGCTAATGCTGGCCGGTTTTGTGTACCTGTACTACATGACGGGTGCTAACGGCGCGGTGCGCAGCTCCGACCTAACCGCCTTCTACAACCTGCGCCTCTCGGCTGCCGAGCAGTCGTGGGTATTCCTGCTGGTGTTCTCGGCCTTCGCCGTGAAGATGCCCATCTTCCCGCTGCACTCGTGGCAGCCCGATACCTACGAGCAAAGCCCCACGCCAGCCACCATGCTGCTGTCGGGCATTATGCTGAAAATGGGTATTTACGGCACCATGCGCTGGGTACTGCCGGTGGTGCCGCTGGGCGTTAGCCAGTGGAGCTGGCTGGTGATGATTCTGGCCGTTATCGGCATCATCTACGGTGCGCTTATCGCCATCCGTCAGCGCGACATGAAGCGCCTGATTGCTTTCTCGTCGCTCTCGCACGTAGGCCTGATGATTGCCGGCATGTTCTCGCTTACGGCCGTAGGCCTGCAGGGCACCGCAATACAAATGCTGGCCCACGGCGTGAACGTAGTAGGCATGTTCTTCATTTCCGACATCATCGAGCGCCGCACCGGCACCCGCCAGATTCCGGAGTTGGGTGGCCTGACGCGCGCTACCCCGCTGTTATCGGTTACTTTCCTAGTAATCCTGCTAGGTACTGTAGCGCTGCCGCTCACCAACGGCTTTGTAGGCGAGTTTCTGCTGCTGATGGGCGTGTACCAGTACAATCCTTGGCTGGGCGCTGTGGCCGGCCTCACCATCATCTTTGGGGCGGTGTACTTGCTGCGTATGTTCCAGAGGGTGATGCTCGGCCCCGACTCGTCGTTTTCCAGCGTTATCCGCGACCTAACCGGCGCTGAGCTGGCTGTGCTCGTGCCGCTTATCCTGATGGTGTTCTGGATCGGGCTGTTCCCTGGCACCTTCCTGCACATTTCGGAGCCCGCCGTGAACAAGCTGCTGGTGCTAATCAACCGCTAA
- a CDS encoding response regulator, producing the protein METATRVLIYEDNPDLRLSLSHLLGGTPGLELVGALGNCQQVETDIPRLKPDVVLMDIDMPGINGIEGLKRIKASQPKVSVVMLTVFEDNDRVFQAVCAGADGYLLKKTPPAKLLDAIGEVRAGGAPMTPAIARQVLRLFPKPAAPRQQEDSPANLSAREQEILGLLVEGYSYKMIAHDRGISLDTVRSHIKKIYEKLHVRSMTEAVSKALRQGLT; encoded by the coding sequence ATGGAAACCGCTACCCGCGTACTCATTTACGAAGACAATCCCGACCTGCGCCTGAGCCTGAGCCACCTGCTGGGCGGCACGCCCGGCCTCGAGCTGGTGGGGGCCCTAGGTAACTGCCAGCAGGTAGAAACCGACATTCCGCGCCTGAAACCCGATGTGGTGCTGATGGACATCGACATGCCCGGCATCAACGGCATCGAGGGCCTCAAGCGCATTAAAGCCTCGCAACCCAAGGTAAGCGTGGTGATGCTGACGGTGTTTGAGGACAACGACCGGGTGTTTCAGGCCGTGTGCGCCGGCGCCGATGGCTACCTGCTGAAGAAAACGCCCCCCGCCAAGTTGCTCGACGCCATTGGCGAGGTGCGCGCCGGCGGTGCCCCCATGACGCCGGCCATTGCCCGCCAGGTGCTGCGTCTGTTCCCGAAACCGGCCGCTCCGCGCCAGCAAGAAGACTCGCCGGCCAATCTGAGCGCCCGCGAGCAGGAAATCTTGGGCTTGCTGGTAGAGGGTTACAGCTACAAAATGATTGCCCACGACCGCGGCATTTCGCTCGATACGGTTCGCTCGCACATCAAGAAAATTTACGAAAAGTTGCACGTGCGCTCCATGACGGAAGCCGTAAGCAAAGCCTTGCGCCAAGGCCTCACCTAA
- the nuoK gene encoding NADH-quinone oxidoreductase subunit NuoK has translation MEQTIPEVIRTIPLQHYIFFASALFSIGVLGVLSRRNAIIIFMCVELMLNAVNVLLAAFSAYRADPNGQVFVFFIMAVAAAEVAVGLGIIVMIYRNIQNTDVNLLDRLKW, from the coding sequence ATGGAACAGACGATACCGGAAGTCATCCGCACGATTCCGCTTCAGCACTACATATTCTTTGCCTCTGCCCTGTTCTCAATTGGGGTGTTGGGCGTGCTGAGCCGGCGCAATGCCATTATTATTTTCATGTGCGTGGAGCTGATGCTCAACGCCGTGAACGTGCTGTTGGCCGCTTTCTCGGCCTACCGTGCCGACCCCAACGGGCAAGTTTTTGTGTTTTTCATCATGGCCGTGGCCGCTGCCGAAGTTGCAGTGGGCCTGGGCATCATCGTGATGATTTACCGCAACATTCAGAACACCGACGTCAACCTGCTCGACCGGTTGAAGTGGTAA
- a CDS encoding NADH-quinone oxidoreductase subunit N: MLSIILLSVTGLANLFLGFLRSNRVLLPAVLLVLAVVFAVNLSGIDSTGALSSWNASPYFNGMLIFDRYAQVFTAVVVLTTLLLLPFSHKYVREGNPNLAEYYSLMLFSLVGAIMMVSYNHLLILFLGIETLSIAMYVLAGSDKSNLRSNEAALKYFLMGSFATGILLFGMALIYGASGTFALDQLGVAARALPTANPAMMPMLYVGILLMLIGIGFKISAAPFHFWTPDVYEGAPTIFTGFMSTVVKTAGIAGFFKLLLVAFADNSSSMWLPTLTAMLVLTLLIGNVGAVAQTNAKRMLAYSSISHAGYLLLALVALRSGNLSANAIFFYSLAYSIATVAAFAVLKLVDDQRGRDDYEGLNGLARTNPLLAFAMTVSMLSLAGIPLTGGFFGKFYLFTAAAQEGYIGLVIFAVVMSAIGIYYYLRPIIAMYMRPAPEGNEAPVPVSAFQSAVLVLLVAITVLLGVVPGIVEGVLNG; the protein is encoded by the coding sequence ATGCTCTCGATTATCCTGCTTTCTGTTACCGGGCTGGCCAACCTGTTCCTAGGTTTCCTTCGCTCCAACCGGGTGCTGCTGCCGGCGGTGTTGCTGGTGTTGGCCGTGGTGTTTGCCGTAAACCTATCGGGCATCGACTCCACCGGGGCGCTGTCGTCGTGGAACGCCTCGCCCTACTTCAACGGCATGCTTATCTTCGACCGCTACGCGCAGGTATTCACTGCTGTAGTGGTGCTCACTACGCTGCTGCTGCTGCCGTTCTCGCACAAATACGTGCGCGAAGGCAACCCCAACCTGGCCGAGTACTACAGCCTGATGCTGTTTTCGCTGGTGGGCGCCATCATGATGGTGAGCTACAATCACCTGCTCATCCTCTTCCTAGGTATCGAAACGCTCAGCATTGCCATGTACGTGCTGGCCGGATCCGATAAGAGCAACCTGCGCTCCAACGAAGCTGCCCTGAAGTACTTCCTGATGGGCTCGTTTGCCACCGGCATCCTGCTCTTCGGCATGGCGCTGATTTACGGTGCGTCGGGCACGTTCGCCCTCGATCAGTTGGGCGTGGCCGCCCGGGCGCTGCCCACGGCCAACCCCGCAATGATGCCCATGCTGTACGTCGGCATTTTGCTGATGCTGATTGGCATTGGCTTTAAAATTTCGGCCGCGCCCTTCCACTTCTGGACGCCCGACGTGTACGAGGGTGCACCAACCATCTTCACGGGCTTTATGAGCACCGTGGTGAAAACGGCCGGTATTGCTGGTTTCTTTAAGCTGTTGCTCGTTGCTTTCGCCGACAACTCCAGCAGCATGTGGTTGCCCACGCTCACGGCCATGCTGGTGCTCACGTTGCTGATCGGCAACGTAGGCGCGGTGGCGCAAACCAACGCCAAGCGCATGCTGGCTTACTCGAGCATTTCGCACGCGGGTTACTTGCTGCTGGCTTTGGTAGCCCTGCGCAGCGGTAATTTGTCGGCCAACGCCATCTTCTTCTACTCCCTAGCTTACTCCATTGCAACAGTGGCGGCCTTCGCCGTGCTCAAGCTAGTAGACGACCAACGCGGCCGCGACGACTACGAGGGATTGAACGGCCTGGCCCGCACCAACCCGCTGCTGGCTTTTGCCATGACGGTTTCGATGCTTTCGTTGGCCGGCATTCCGCTCACGGGTGGTTTCTTTGGCAAGTTTTACTTGTTCACAGCTGCAGCTCAAGAAGGCTACATCGGCTTGGTAATCTTTGCTGTGGTGATGTCGGCCATTGGCATCTACTACTACCTGCGCCCCATCATTGCCATGTACATGCGCCCCGCCCCCGAAGGCAACGAAGCTCCGGTCCCCGTTAGCGCGTTTCAGTCGGCGGTGCTGGTGCTGCTGGTGGCCATTACGGTGCTGTTGGGCGTGGTGCCCGGCATTGTGGAAGGCGTTCTGAACGGATAG
- a CDS encoding OmpA family protein translates to MSQNVLEEVLACFTAPAVSQVSAAVGESETGIRKALPKVVPLVLSSLIKLSEQVGGSEVIWTMALDANRADSRTDVLAAENESSPAHRGQQLIRSLLTENNHRRVGEIALESGIRHAAVERLLGVVAPVMLGVLGEHATRQSLDAPALGRWLHAQRSSVSGLLIGEKESALVAPQPVPEPRRPLPPVHEPVAVHEGFSQRQWLWPALLVLLAVLTGFFLGQNRTAPLASLPPASSYTAGLGTANDRVVPSAVPARAASNAPTSNAAPGGGRYDAATENYIYDTGKPVQLTLLGGTTHTVGANSTENRLYRFLADANVQVDSINRTKGWINFDRVYFDARKATLTDESMAQLRNVADILKSFPRSRVKIGGYTDTTGVFMQNLKLSEERATVAMAALVGLGVPPNRIEAKGYGQKYPVASNETPVGRALNRRISIRVTHK, encoded by the coding sequence ATGTCGCAAAATGTGTTGGAGGAAGTCTTGGCCTGTTTCACGGCACCAGCCGTAAGCCAAGTAAGTGCAGCGGTGGGAGAAAGCGAAACGGGTATTCGGAAAGCTTTGCCTAAGGTGGTGCCGCTGGTGCTCAGCAGCCTTATTAAACTCTCGGAGCAGGTAGGCGGCAGCGAAGTCATCTGGACGATGGCCCTCGACGCCAACCGGGCCGACAGCCGCACGGATGTGCTGGCCGCCGAAAACGAAAGCAGTCCGGCGCACCGCGGGCAGCAGCTCATCCGGTCGTTGCTGACGGAGAACAACCACCGGCGCGTGGGCGAAATAGCCCTTGAAAGCGGCATCCGCCACGCAGCCGTAGAGCGCTTGCTTGGCGTTGTGGCGCCCGTAATGCTGGGGGTGCTGGGCGAGCACGCCACCCGGCAGTCGCTCGATGCCCCGGCCCTAGGTCGTTGGCTACATGCCCAGCGCAGCAGCGTATCGGGCTTGCTGATCGGCGAAAAGGAAAGTGCCCTTGTGGCGCCGCAGCCCGTGCCGGAACCCCGGCGGCCCCTGCCGCCCGTTCACGAGCCCGTAGCGGTGCACGAGGGTTTTTCGCAGCGGCAATGGTTGTGGCCGGCCCTATTGGTGCTGTTGGCCGTGCTTACGGGCTTCTTTCTGGGCCAGAACCGCACGGCCCCACTAGCCAGCCTGCCTCCGGCCAGTTCCTACACAGCCGGCTTAGGTACCGCCAACGACCGCGTAGTGCCCAGCGCAGTGCCCGCCCGCGCCGCCAGCAACGCGCCCACCAGCAACGCTGCCCCGGGCGGCGGCCGTTACGATGCCGCCACCGAAAACTACATCTACGATACGGGTAAGCCGGTGCAGCTTACTTTGCTGGGCGGCACCACGCACACCGTGGGCGCCAACTCCACCGAAAACCGCCTCTACCGCTTCTTGGCCGATGCCAACGTGCAGGTCGATTCGATTAACCGCACCAAGGGCTGGATCAATTTCGACCGGGTGTATTTCGATGCCCGTAAAGCAACGCTCACCGACGAGTCGATGGCGCAGCTACGCAACGTGGCCGATATCCTGAAAAGCTTTCCTCGCTCCCGCGTGAAGATTGGCGGCTATACCGATACCACGGGCGTATTCATGCAAAACCTGAAGCTAAGCGAAGAGCGCGCTACCGTGGCCATGGCGGCGTTGGTAGGCCTGGGTGTGCCCCCAAACCGCATTGAGGCCAAGGGCTACGGGCAGAAGTACCCCGTAGCCAGCAACGAAACTCCGGTAGGCCGCGCGCTCAACCGGCGCATCAGCATTCGGGTTACGCACAAATAG
- a CDS encoding NADH-quinone oxidoreductase subunit J family protein, translating to MGTSLFYFLTFVALLSALGVVFAKNPIHSVLFLILTFFAISGHYLLLNAQFLAAVNIIVYAGAIMVLFLFVVMFLNLNAETEPNKPALAKITAAIAGGLLLFVLIAALRNVNPAGADLATFDSQIGMVNRLGLVLYQQYLLPFELASILFLVAMVGSVMLGKRETGERNF from the coding sequence ATGGGTACCTCCTTATTCTACTTCCTTACGTTTGTGGCGCTGCTGTCGGCCCTAGGTGTGGTGTTTGCCAAGAACCCCATCCACTCGGTGCTGTTCCTGATCCTGACGTTCTTCGCCATTTCGGGTCATTACCTACTGCTGAACGCGCAGTTTCTGGCAGCCGTAAACATCATCGTGTACGCAGGTGCCATTATGGTACTGTTCCTGTTCGTGGTGATGTTCCTAAACCTCAACGCCGAAACGGAACCGAATAAGCCAGCCCTGGCCAAGATTACGGCCGCCATTGCCGGGGGCTTGCTGCTGTTCGTGCTTATTGCCGCGCTACGCAATGTAAATCCCGCCGGCGCCGACCTCGCCACCTTCGACTCGCAGATTGGCATGGTAAACCGCCTAGGTCTGGTGCTGTATCAGCAATACCTGCTGCCGTTCGAATTGGCTTCGATACTGTTCCTGGTAGCCATGGTAGGCTCGGTAATGCTTGGCAAGCGCGAAACCGGGGAACGAAATTTTTAA
- the nuoL gene encoding NADH-quinone oxidoreductase subunit L produces MAEQAPLAVFGGSPLLYILIPLLPFLGFLINGLLNRRLSGTVAGLIGSATVLGSFLISVYLFTTFQYPYVVHLFDWISVGSLSIPFAYQIDQLSLIMLLLVTGVGFLIHVYSIGYMHHDENVGKFFAFLNLFVFSMLVLVMGANFVILFIGWEGVGLCSYLLIGFWNKNTNYNNAAKKAFIINRIGDLGFLLGIFLIYFTFDSVQYGEVFQKASQMQIGAGVVTAITLLLFVGAMGKSAQLPLYTWLPDAMAGPTPVSALIHAATMVTAGIYMVLRSNVLYTLSPDTLEVVAWIGAITALFAATIGVAQNDIKKVLAYSTVSQLGYMFLALGIMGYSSSLFHVLTHAFFKALMFLGAGSVIHAMSNEQDIRRMGGLRKALPITFLTFLIGCLAISGIPPFSGFFSKDEILAHAYEHNKVLWGIGLLTAFLTAFYMFRLLFLTFFGEFRGTEEQKHHLHESPASMTLPLIILAILAAVGGFMNAPLFLGKGYLADFLAPLFNYSRQLNPEAFGAEIDHATEYMLIGFSVAAGVLGIVLAYVLYAARRTRPTEDNQPRGFFENLVYNKYYVDELYNALFVRPSMFLSRGLHDGVEKRVVDGSVNGLGRLVMGGSQLLRNLQTGRVETYLLLMVIGIVVVLALNFIRL; encoded by the coding sequence ATGGCTGAACAAGCGCCTCTCGCCGTTTTCGGCGGCTCACCGCTGCTCTACATTCTTATTCCGCTGCTGCCGTTTTTGGGCTTTCTCATCAACGGCTTGCTCAACCGTCGCCTTTCGGGCACGGTAGCCGGGCTTATCGGCAGCGCCACCGTGTTGGGTTCCTTCCTGATTTCGGTGTACCTGTTCACCACGTTCCAATACCCCTACGTGGTGCACCTGTTCGACTGGATTTCGGTCGGCTCGCTGAGCATCCCCTTCGCGTACCAAATCGACCAGCTCAGCCTCATCATGCTGCTGCTGGTTACCGGCGTAGGCTTCCTCATCCACGTGTACTCCATCGGGTACATGCACCACGATGAGAACGTGGGTAAGTTCTTCGCCTTCCTCAACCTGTTCGTTTTCTCGATGCTGGTGCTGGTGATGGGCGCCAATTTCGTGATTCTGTTCATCGGCTGGGAAGGCGTGGGCCTCTGTTCCTACCTGCTGATTGGTTTCTGGAATAAGAATACCAACTACAACAACGCCGCCAAGAAGGCATTCATCATCAACCGCATTGGCGACCTAGGCTTCCTACTGGGCATCTTCCTGATCTACTTCACTTTCGACTCGGTGCAGTACGGCGAGGTTTTCCAAAAAGCTTCGCAAATGCAGATTGGCGCGGGCGTGGTTACCGCCATCACGCTGCTGCTTTTCGTGGGCGCTATGGGTAAATCGGCGCAGCTGCCGCTTTACACCTGGCTGCCCGACGCTATGGCCGGCCCCACGCCGGTTTCGGCGCTTATCCACGCCGCCACCATGGTAACGGCTGGTATTTACATGGTGCTGCGCTCCAACGTGCTCTACACCCTGTCGCCCGACACGCTGGAGGTAGTAGCCTGGATTGGCGCCATCACGGCCCTGTTCGCCGCCACCATCGGCGTAGCCCAAAACGACATTAAAAAGGTACTGGCATACTCCACTGTTTCGCAGCTCGGCTACATGTTCCTGGCGCTGGGCATAATGGGCTACAGCTCGTCGCTGTTCCACGTACTCACGCACGCCTTTTTCAAGGCACTGATGTTCCTAGGTGCTGGTTCGGTAATTCATGCCATGAGCAACGAGCAGGACATCCGCCGCATGGGTGGCCTGCGCAAAGCCCTGCCGATTACTTTCCTCACGTTCCTAATCGGCTGCTTAGCTATTTCGGGCATTCCGCCATTCTCGGGCTTCTTCTCGAAAGATGAAATCTTGGCCCACGCCTACGAGCACAACAAAGTGCTGTGGGGCATTGGCCTGCTTACGGCTTTCCTGACGGCCTTCTACATGTTCCGCCTGCTGTTCCTCACCTTTTTCGGCGAGTTCCGCGGCACCGAGGAGCAGAAGCACCACCTGCACGAGTCGCCGGCTAGCATGACGCTGCCGCTCATTATTCTGGCCATTCTGGCTGCCGTAGGTGGTTTCATGAACGCGCCGCTGTTCTTGGGCAAAGGCTACTTGGCCGACTTCTTAGCGCCGTTGTTCAACTACTCGCGCCAACTGAACCCCGAAGCTTTCGGTGCTGAAATCGACCATGCCACCGAGTACATGCTTATTGGCTTCTCGGTAGCCGCTGGTGTGCTGGGTATTGTGCTGGCCTACGTGCTCTACGCCGCACGCCGCACCCGCCCAACCGAAGACAACCAGCCTCGTGGCTTCTTCGAGAACTTGGTGTACAACAAGTACTACGTCGACGAGCTGTACAACGCCCTGTTCGTGCGCCCTTCCATGTTTCTCTCGCGCGGCTTGCACGATGGCGTGGAAAAGCGCGTGGTAGATGGCTCCGTGAATGGACTAGGTCGTTTGGTAATGGGTGGCTCGCAGCTGCTGCGCAACCTGCAAACCGGCCGCGTTGAAACCTACCTGCTGCTGATGGTAATCGGCATCGTGGTGGTGCTGGCCCTGAATTTCATCCGACTGTAA
- a CDS encoding RNA polymerase sigma factor, which yields MEQALTILPTAAAMTEQNDRVQEAVREQRSKLLSFIRRRIPDEADAEDVLQDVFYELVQSYRLVKPVEQMAAWLFRVARNKIIDRYRRPKPASLEEAASYHSASDTDEPLLLADVLPAPDDSTETAMARETIMEAILDALEELPPAQRQVFVWHEFDGKTFKQMSEETGVPLKTLISRKHYAVQQLRTKLQALYTDLFLD from the coding sequence ATGGAACAGGCATTGACCATACTTCCTACCGCGGCGGCCATGACCGAGCAAAACGACCGGGTGCAAGAGGCCGTGCGAGAGCAGCGCAGCAAGCTGCTCTCGTTTATCCGCCGCCGCATCCCCGACGAAGCCGACGCCGAAGACGTGCTGCAGGACGTTTTCTACGAACTCGTGCAGAGCTACCGCTTAGTGAAGCCCGTGGAGCAAATGGCCGCTTGGCTGTTTCGGGTAGCCCGCAACAAAATCATCGACCGCTACCGCCGGCCCAAGCCTGCGTCGCTCGAAGAGGCGGCCTCGTACCACTCGGCCTCCGACACTGATGAGCCTCTGCTACTAGCCGATGTGCTGCCCGCGCCCGACGACTCCACCGAAACCGCCATGGCGCGCGAAACCATTATGGAAGCTATTCTGGACGCCCTCGAAGAGCTGCCGCCCGCCCAACGCCAAGTGTTTGTGTGGCACGAGTTCGACGGCAAAACGTTCAAGCAGATGTCGGAAGAAACCGGCGTTCCGCTGAAAACCCTGATTTCGCGCAAGCATTACGCGGTGCAGCAACTCCGCACCAAACTGCAGGCGCTCTACACCGATTTGTTTCTCGACTAA
- a CDS encoding NuoI/complex I 23 kDa subunit family protein: protein MQLTNRRKHIEKKPMTLMERAYLPSITKGMLITLKHFFSKKATIRYPEEQRPFSPTFRGLHVLKRDEQGRERCTACGLCAVACPAEAITMVAGERKKGEEKLYREEKYAVSYEINMLRCIFCGLCEEACPKAAIYLQADKMAPPRFERDEFIYGKDRLVEPVDPNARSQRGIQLTAEQAEALARRMAGMEA from the coding sequence ATGCAACTGACTAATAGAAGAAAACACATCGAGAAGAAGCCGATGACGCTGATGGAGCGGGCTTACCTGCCCTCTATTACCAAAGGCATGCTCATCACGCTGAAGCACTTTTTTTCGAAGAAAGCCACCATCCGATACCCCGAGGAGCAGCGTCCTTTCTCGCCTACGTTCCGCGGCTTGCACGTGCTCAAGCGCGACGAACAAGGCCGTGAGCGTTGCACGGCTTGCGGCTTGTGCGCGGTAGCCTGCCCGGCCGAAGCCATTACAATGGTAGCCGGCGAGCGGAAGAAAGGCGAAGAGAAGCTCTACCGCGAGGAGAAGTACGCCGTCAGCTACGAGATTAACATGCTGCGCTGCATTTTTTGCGGCTTGTGCGAGGAGGCCTGCCCCAAAGCAGCCATTTACCTGCAAGCCGATAAGATGGCGCCGCCCCGCTTCGAGCGCGACGAATTCATCTACGGCAAGGACCGCCTCGTGGAGCCCGTTGATCCAAACGCCCGCAGCCAACGTGGCATTCAACTCACGGCCGAACAAGCCGAGGCCTTGGCCCGCCGAATGGCCGGCATGGAAGCCTAA